From a single Streptomyces liliifuscus genomic region:
- a CDS encoding DEAD/DEAH box helicase, with protein MSISSTDHVVVPENENIGDAVDETAAPAAPEVPEVTFGDLGLPEGVVRKLAQNGVTSPFPIQAATIPDALAGKDILGRGRTGSGKTLSFGLPMLTQLSGGHTEKKKPRGIILTPTRELAMQVADALQPYGDVLGLKMKVVCGGTSMGNQIYALERGVDVLVATPGRLRDIINRGACSLENVQVAVLDEADQMSDLGFLPEVTELLDQIPGGGQRMLFSATMENEISTLVKRYLTNPVTHEVDSAQGNVTTMSHHILIVKPKDKAPVTAAIASRKGRTIIFVRTQLGADRIAEQLCDSGVKADALHGGMTQGARTRVLEDFKKGYVNALVATDVAARGIHVDGIDLVLNVDPAGDHKDYLHRSGRTARAGRSGTVVSLSLPHQRRQIFRLMEDAGVDASRHIIQGGTTFDPEVADITGARSMTEVQAESAGNAAQQAEREVSDLTKQLERAQRRAVELREESDRLIARAARERGEDPEAALAEAAAVVEAAAAAVAEQAVAEEAAAAAAREEQPRQRRDERGNYERRDRRDDRPSGGFNRDRGGDRGGDRGGFRRDDRPSGGFRRDDRRDDRGGDRGGDRGGFRRDDRPSGGFNRDRRDERPSGGDRGGFRRDDRPSGGFNRDRRDDRGGDRGGDRGGFRRDDRPSGGFNRDRRDDRPAGGDRGDRGGFRRDDRPAGHRGSDRPFNRDRQGDRPSGGGFRSGGHDRPYGRRDDHRGAGSGSGPSFGRRDDKPRWKRNG; from the coding sequence ATGTCCATTTCCAGTACTGATCACGTCGTCGTGCCCGAGAACGAGAACATCGGGGACGCTGTCGACGAGACTGCCGCGCCTGCGGCTCCCGAGGTTCCCGAGGTCACCTTCGGCGACCTGGGTCTGCCCGAGGGCGTCGTGCGCAAGCTCGCGCAGAACGGCGTGACCTCCCCCTTCCCGATCCAGGCCGCGACCATCCCGGACGCCCTGGCCGGCAAGGACATCCTCGGCCGCGGCCGCACCGGCTCCGGCAAGACCCTCTCCTTCGGTCTGCCGATGCTCACGCAGCTCTCCGGCGGCCACACCGAGAAGAAGAAGCCCCGCGGCATCATCCTCACGCCGACGCGTGAGCTCGCGATGCAGGTCGCGGACGCCCTCCAGCCCTACGGCGACGTGCTCGGCCTGAAGATGAAGGTCGTCTGCGGCGGTACGTCGATGGGCAACCAGATCTACGCGCTGGAGCGCGGTGTCGACGTCCTCGTCGCCACCCCGGGCCGGCTGCGCGACATCATCAACCGCGGCGCCTGCTCCCTGGAGAACGTCCAGGTCGCGGTCCTCGACGAGGCCGACCAGATGTCCGACCTGGGCTTCCTGCCCGAGGTCACCGAGCTGCTCGACCAGATTCCGGGCGGCGGCCAGCGCATGCTGTTCTCGGCCACGATGGAGAACGAGATCTCCACGCTGGTCAAGCGCTACCTGACCAACCCGGTCACGCACGAGGTCGACAGCGCCCAGGGCAACGTCACGACGATGTCCCACCACATCCTCATCGTGAAGCCCAAGGACAAGGCGCCGGTCACGGCCGCGATCGCCTCCCGCAAGGGCCGCACGATCATCTTCGTCCGCACCCAGCTGGGCGCCGACCGCATCGCCGAGCAGCTCTGCGACTCCGGTGTGAAGGCCGACGCGCTGCACGGCGGTATGACCCAGGGCGCTCGTACCCGCGTGCTCGAGGACTTCAAGAAGGGTTACGTCAACGCGCTCGTCGCGACCGACGTGGCCGCCCGCGGTATCCACGTCGACGGCATCGACCTGGTCCTGAACGTGGACCCGGCCGGCGACCACAAGGACTACCTGCACCGCTCCGGCCGTACGGCCCGCGCGGGCCGCTCCGGCACGGTCGTCTCGCTCTCCCTGCCGCACCAGCGCCGCCAGATCTTCCGGCTGATGGAGGACGCGGGCGTCGACGCCTCGCGCCACATCATCCAGGGCGGTACGACCTTCGACCCGGAGGTCGCCGACATCACCGGTGCCCGGTCGATGACCGAGGTCCAGGCCGAGTCCGCGGGCAACGCCGCGCAGCAGGCCGAGCGCGAGGTCTCCGACCTCACCAAGCAGCTGGAGCGCGCGCAGCGTCGTGCCGTCGAGCTGCGCGAGGAGTCGGACCGGCTGATCGCCCGGGCCGCGCGTGAGCGTGGCGAGGACCCGGAGGCCGCGCTCGCCGAGGCCGCCGCCGTGGTCGAGGCCGCCGCCGCTGCCGTCGCCGAGCAGGCGGTGGCCGAGGAAGCCGCCGCCGCTGCCGCTCGCGAGGAGCAGCCGCGTCAGCGTCGTGACGAGCGTGGCAACTACGAGCGCCGTGACCGTCGTGACGACCGTCCGTCGGGTGGCTTCAACCGTGACCGCGGTGGCGACCGGGGTGGCGACCGTGGCGGTTTCCGCCGCGACGACCGTCCGTCCGGTGGCTTCCGCCGCGACGACCGTCGTGACGACCGCGGTGGTGACCGTGGCGGCGACCGCGGTGGTTTCCGTCGTGACGACCGCCCCTCGGGCGGTTTCAACCGTGACCGTCGTGACGAGCGTCCCTCCGGTGGCGACCGTGGCGGCTTCCGTCGCGACGACCGTCCGTCGGGCGGCTTCAACCGTGACCGTCGTGATGACCGCGGTGGTGACCGTGGCGGCGACCGCGGTGGTTTCCGTCGCGACGACCGCCCCTCGGGTGGCTTCAACCGTGACCGCCGTGACGACCGTCCCGCCGGTGGCGACCGCGGCGACCGTGGTGGCTTCCGCCGCGACGACCGTCCCGCCGGTCACAGGGGCAGCGACCGCCCGTTCAACCGCGACCGGCAGGGTGACCGTCCCTCCGGCGGCGGCTTCCGCTCCGGTGGCCACGACCGTCCCTACGGCCGTCGTGACGACCACCGCGGCGCCGGTTCCGGCTCGGGCCCGTCCTTCGGGCGCCGTGACGACAAGCCGCGCTGGAAGCGCAACGGCTGA